Proteins from a single region of Hordeum vulgare subsp. vulgare chromosome 6H, MorexV3_pseudomolecules_assembly, whole genome shotgun sequence:
- the LOC123405532 gene encoding fimbrin-5-like — translation MSSVGVLVSDPWLQSQFTQVQLRTLRTKFTSAKRSDAEHVSVRDLPSVMEKLRGIQEVLTEEEITNFLSESYPDMDQSIEFEPFLREYLNLQAKGTSKSGGKKKLKGSVSFLKASTTTLLHVINESEKTSYVNHINNFLGEDPFLKNFLPLDPTSNDLFNLIGDGVLLCKLINVSVPGTIDERAINTKKNPNPWERNENHTLCLNSAKAIGCTVVNIGTQDLIEARPHLVLGLLSQIIKIQLLADLNLKKTPQLLELVAGDNSKEAEELVTLAPDKMLLKWMNFHIKKAGYKKTVTNFSTDVKDGEAYAYLLSALAPEHSSTTMIETTDPKERAKKVLETAEKLDCTRYVTSKDINEGSANLNLAFVAQIFQQRNGLSSNKVAPVVQDTPDDVEASREERAFRLWINSLGIATYVNNLFEDVRTGWVLLEVLDKISPGSVIWKQASKPPIIMPFRKVENCNQVIKIGKELNFSLVNVAGNDIVQGNKKLILAFLWQLMRTSILQLLKNLRSHSKDKEITDADILIWANNKVKESGKTTSHIESFKDKSLSNGMFFLDLLSAVQSRVVDWNMVKKGEDDEEKKMNATYIITVARKLGCTVFWLPEDIMEVNPKMILTLTASIMYWSLQKHGPYEGPGPAESAASQEALAEEEEGGEEEEEEEGEEEEEVVEEEAKEEAKEEEQEGSPEDGA, via the exons ATGTCTAGCGTTGGTGTTCTTGTCTCCGATCCATGGCTCCAGAGCCAGTTCACCCAAGTGCAGCTCCGAACGCTTCGAACAAAA TTCACTTCTGCAAAGAGATCGGATGCCGAGCATGTAAGTGTAAGAGATTTGCCGTCGGTGATGGAGAAGCTTAGGGGCATTCAGGAGGTTCTAACTGAGGAGGAGATCACCAATTTTTTGAGCGAGTCTTACCCCGATATGGACCAGTCAATCGAATTTGAGCCATTCCTTAGG GAGTACTTAAATCTTCAAGCAAAGGGAACCAGCAAATCAGGAGGCAAAAAGAAATTGAAGGGATCAGTGTCATTTTTGAAGGCGTCCACTACTACTCTCTTGCACGTTATTAATGAGTCTGAAAAAACTTCTTATGTCAATCATATCAATAATTTTCTCGGGGAGGACCCTTTCCTGAAGAATTTCTTGCCATTGGATCCAACATCAAATGATTTATTTAATCTTATTGGTGATGGTGTGCTACTTTG CAAGTTGATCAATGTTTCTGTTCCCGGCACAATAGACGAGAGAGCAATCAATACAAAGAAGAATCCGAATCCATGGGAGAGAAATGAGAACCACACTCTTTGTCTCAACTCTGCCAAGGCCATTGGTTGTACTGTAGTTAACATTGGGACACAGGACCTGATTGAAGCTAGA CCTCATCTAGTTCTTGGTTTGCTATCCCAAATCATAAAG ATACAACTCTTAGCTGATTTGAATCTGAAGAAAACACCTCAGCTGTTGGAGTTGGTGGCTGGTGATAACAGCAAG GAAGCAGAGGAGCTTGTCACCTTAGCACCAGACAAGATgttgctcaaatggatgaactttCATATCAAGAAAGCAGGGTACAAAAAAACTGTAACAAATTTCTCTACTGATGTTAAG GATGGTGAAGCGTATGCTTACCTTCTCAGCGCCCTTGCTCCGGAGCATAGCTCAACAACCATGATAGAAACTACAGATCCTAAAGAAAGGGCAAAGAAAGTACTTGAAACCGCCGAAAAGCTTGATTGTACAAGATATGTAACCTCTAAAGATATTAATGAGGGTTCAGCAAATCTTAACTTGGCATTTGTCGCACAAATATTCCAGCAAAG AAATGGTCTATCATCGAACAAGGTGGCTCCTGTCGTCCAAGATACTCCTGATGATGTTGAAGCCTCGAGGGAAGAGAGAGCATTTCGCTTGTGGATCAACAGTCTTGGAATTGCAACTTACGTGAATAATTTATTTGAGGATGTTAGGACTGG ATGGGTTCTGCTGGAGGTGCTTGACAAAATATCTCCAGGATCAGTTATCTGGAAGCAAGCATCGAAACCTCCAATTATCATGCCGTTTAGGAAGGTTGAGAACTGCAATCAGGTTATCAAAATTGGGAAGGAGTTAAATTTTTCTCTTGTGAATGTAGCAGGAAATGACATTGTTCAAGGAAACAAGAAGCTAATCCTTG CTTTCCTGTGGCAACTCATGAGGACCAGCATCCTACAACTGCTAAAGAACTTGAGATCCCACTCTAAAGACAAAGAGATTACAGATGCTGACATTCTGATCTGGGCGAATAATAAGGTCAAGGAATCAGGAAAAACAACATCTCACATTGAAAGCTTCAAG GATAAGAGCTTATCAAACGGGATGTTCTTCCTGGATCTTCTGAGCGCTGTGCAAAGTAGAGTTGTTGACTGGAATATGGTGAAGAAGGGGGAGGATG atgaggagaagaagatgaatgcAACATACATCATAACTGTTGCTAGGAAACTCGGGTGCACCGTATTCTGGTTGCCAGAGGACATAATGGAG GTAAATCCCAAGATGATCCTCACTCTTACTGCAAGCATCATGTACTGGAGTCTGCAGAAGCATGGACCTTACGAAGGCCCTGGGCCAGCAGAATCTGCAGCGTCACAAGAAGCTctcgcagaggaggaggaggggggggaggaggaggaggaggaggagggagaggaggaggaggaggtggtggaagaagaagcaaaagaagaagccaaagaagaagagcaagaaggAAGCCCTGAAGATGGTGCCTAA